The DNA window GCTATAGGTCTTCCCCAGATCCACAGACTCCCCCTTTACAGGCGTTCGGCCCGTCTGCGCGATCTGATCCCAAATCTCCCGGTAGGCCATCCAGACCTCGTCGAGGACCTCGATGTACGTGTTGTACGGAGTTTGCGCGTCCGTCTTAATCGAGATGACGGCCTTGTCGGGGCTCACCGCAAGATCCGGATCGCTCCCGTAGTTCGTCACGTGTTCTTTCACTCGCCGGCGGAGTTGTCCGATACTTGCAGGCTCCTCCTCAACGAGTAGCTCCCCCTGAGCATTCACCAGAATCTTGAAGAGATTCCGCTCTTTCACGGGCGGAGGCTTCTGGTCGGGATTCAGCTCCGGGGGAAGCGTCATCCCAATCCCGGTGTCGACATTAATCGTCGTC is part of the Salinibacter sp. 10B genome and encodes:
- a CDS encoding biopolymer transporter ExbD, yielding MAGLLDKRREDRDEAEIPTAGMADIAFLLLIFFLVTTTINVDTGIGMTLPPELNPDQKPPPVKERNLFKILVNAQGELLVEEEPASIGQLRRRVKEHVTNYGSDPDLAVSPDKAVISIKTDAQTPYNTYIEVLDEVWMAYREIWDQIAQTGRTPVKGESVDLGKTYSNYQEYYNTLEPGDDNKIRDAFGAQISIAEPDTGE